The Cycloclasticus sp. genomic sequence TTATTACGCATGCTTAACAAAAACCTAATACAGGCGCGCTGTTACCGCTATACACGGCAAGTATTGGCGGCCCTTGCCTTGTTGCTCGTATCAGCAAGCAGCTTTGCCGTCGAGGACCAAAGCATTACCATAAGATCGGCTTCGTTTTCTTTGCAGGATAAAACCTACTTATTAAATGCTCATATAGATTACAGCCTAAGTGACGAAGCAATAGAAGCATTGCACAATGGCGTGACTTTAACCTTTAATGTGGAGTTATCAATCATCGAGCCAAGAAGCTGGCTATGGAACAAACACATCAGCAGCCTCACATTGCCCTATCGAATCAAATACCATACCTTAGCTGAAACATACCAAGTTTCTGATACGACCAATAATTTACAACATAACTTTTCCAGCCTTTCGGCCGCCCTTCATGCGTTGGGAACAGTTGACGACACCCCAAT encodes the following:
- a CDS encoding DUF4390 domain-containing protein, with protein sequence MLNKNLIQARCYRYTRQVLAALALLLVSASSFAVEDQSITIRSASFSLQDKTYLLNAHIDYSLSDEAIEALHNGVTLTFNVELSIIEPRSWLWNKHISSLTLPYRIKYHTLAETYQVSDTTNNLQHNFSSLSAALHALGTVDDTPIHAMTSSNAFTANGSLKAYLNIEALPLPMRPLAYITAGWYLRSKTFQWPLTQ